One window of the Prionailurus bengalensis isolate Pbe53 chromosome E1, Fcat_Pben_1.1_paternal_pri, whole genome shotgun sequence genome contains the following:
- the MIS12 gene encoding protein MIS12 homolog: protein MSVDPMAYEAQFFGFTPQTCMLRIYIAFQDYLFEVTQAVEQVILKKLDSIPGCEISPVQIRKCTEKFLGFMKGRFDSLFGKMEQLFLQLVLRIPPNVLLPEDKAQETHPCGEKELQLLQREIEELQERYKTEARAQQALLAELEEQKIVQAKLRQTLALFDELENAGRDQGTSDFRESLAFLVQNSRKLQNIRDSVEREGKRLKVS from the coding sequence ATGTCTGTGGACCCGATGGCCTACGAGGCCCAGTTCTTTGGGTTTACGCCGCAGACGTGCATGCTTAGGATCTACATCGCGTTCCAGGACTACCTGTTCGAGGTGACGCAGGCCGTGGAGCAGGTCATCCTGAAGAAGCTGGACAGCATCCCGGGCTGCGAGATCAGCCCCGTCCAGATTCGTAAATGCACGGAGAAGTTTCTTGGCTTCATGAAAGGACGATTTGACAGCCTCTTTGGCAAAATGGAGCAGCTGTTTTTACAGTTGGTTTTGCGTATCCCGCCAAACGTCTTGCTTCCGGAGGATAAAGCCCAGGAGACGCATCCTTGTGGTGAGAAAGAATTGCAGCTTCTCCAGAGAGAAATTGAAGAGTTGCAGGAGAGATACAAGACTGAAGCACGCGCCCAGCAGGCCCTGCTCGCAGAACTGGAGGAACAGAAAATTGTTCAGGCCAAACTCAGACAGACACTGGCCTTGTTTGACGAGCTCGAGAATGCTGGCAGAGATCAGGGGACTAGTGATTTTAGGGAGAGCCTGGCGTTCCTGGTCCAGAACTCCAGGAAACTACAGAATATTAGGGACAGTGTGGAAAGGGAAGGCAAAAGACTGAAAGTATCTTAA